In Candidatus Tectomicrobia bacterium, a single window of DNA contains:
- a CDS encoding tetratricopeptide repeat protein produces MARRPRDPKARIEALGQRMEKVPSSPAFFPLASLLWQQGDAPRAEKFLRAGLEAHPAYSAARVLLGEILLAMDRPEEAAEELAAAVQVSPWNLQGQRLLADCLHRAGDEAGERKALRIAAMFDSSDAGARALLEEAPRPAPEAKRARPEAGEEAPAPVATPSLAELYTSQGHHAQAAEVYRQLLRKEPGNAEWKKKLGLLEERLAPGASPPGPPASAVPDLDFDLEEEIAPGARSGEEKSPAPAPALDDDLDALLGEADRAQAALPALDQEDGDLALEIAEEPKAGGAAPGAPAGEAALEDDLEAFLEMEDEPAGAAPAPPAASGPKGAAPGGELDDLEGLFAGAEEEPDAAPSPKPPQAALPTAGAEDDLDLDALFAAEEEGAPAAAPPVSGPPAPGRMAPVPEAVSGEELESLFLEDEEGESVPAPPQAQAAPPAAAPTEELDFDLLEEEEAGAKPSAPAEAALPAGEPDELDLGALFEEEEDEDAPAQAASASLGAADGEAIPDEELAGLFAPEEDEAAPAAPRARPEGEDAAVLDLDLEAELLEEDLSLQAEPGGAEEAGDILPGEEAAPAEAPRESRVPEAAPANGAEMDPFLRNLIGLYVEEGNLPQALDLCRKALALGPPPAWLAGRMQEIEGRLAEGLREGPKGDKEGGVRSLSPAEVVERLEDWLRALQRRKARMPASQ; encoded by the coding sequence ATGGCGCGCCGACCCAGGGATCCCAAGGCTCGAATCGAGGCCCTCGGCCAGCGGATGGAGAAAGTCCCGTCCTCTCCGGCCTTTTTCCCGCTGGCCTCGCTCCTCTGGCAGCAGGGGGACGCCCCCCGCGCGGAGAAGTTCCTGCGCGCCGGCCTCGAGGCGCACCCCGCGTATTCCGCCGCCCGGGTCCTGCTGGGGGAGATCCTGCTGGCGATGGATCGCCCGGAGGAGGCCGCTGAAGAATTGGCGGCCGCCGTCCAAGTTTCGCCGTGGAACCTCCAGGGCCAGCGCCTGCTCGCCGACTGTCTCCACCGCGCGGGCGACGAGGCGGGGGAGCGCAAGGCGCTTCGCATCGCCGCCATGTTCGACTCCTCCGACGCCGGGGCGCGGGCCCTGCTCGAGGAGGCTCCGAGGCCGGCTCCGGAGGCGAAGCGCGCGCGTCCGGAGGCCGGGGAGGAGGCGCCCGCCCCCGTCGCCACTCCGTCGCTCGCGGAGCTCTACACGTCCCAGGGCCACCACGCCCAGGCCGCCGAGGTGTACCGCCAGCTTCTCCGGAAGGAGCCGGGGAACGCCGAGTGGAAGAAGAAGCTCGGCCTCCTGGAGGAGCGCCTCGCCCCCGGCGCCTCCCCGCCCGGGCCCCCCGCCTCCGCGGTCCCGGACCTCGATTTTGATCTCGAGGAAGAGATCGCGCCCGGGGCGCGGAGCGGGGAAGAAAAATCCCCCGCGCCGGCCCCCGCCCTCGACGACGACCTGGATGCCCTGCTGGGCGAGGCGGACCGGGCCCAGGCGGCGCTCCCGGCCCTCGATCAGGAAGACGGCGATCTGGCGCTCGAGATCGCGGAGGAGCCGAAGGCCGGCGGGGCGGCACCCGGCGCCCCCGCGGGAGAGGCCGCCCTGGAGGACGATCTGGAGGCTTTCCTCGAGATGGAGGATGAGCCGGCCGGAGCGGCCCCTGCGCCTCCCGCGGCCTCCGGTCCGAAGGGGGCCGCGCCCGGCGGGGAGCTCGACGATCTGGAAGGCCTGTTCGCGGGGGCGGAGGAGGAGCCTGACGCCGCTCCTTCTCCAAAACCTCCTCAAGCGGCGCTTCCCACGGCGGGCGCGGAGGACGATCTGGACCTGGACGCGCTGTTCGCGGCCGAGGAGGAGGGCGCCCCGGCGGCGGCTCCTCCGGTGTCTGGGCCTCCGGCGCCGGGCAGGATGGCGCCTGTCCCCGAGGCGGTGTCCGGCGAGGAGCTGGAGAGTCTGTTCCTCGAGGACGAGGAGGGGGAATCCGTCCCCGCGCCTCCCCAGGCCCAAGCGGCCCCGCCGGCGGCCGCGCCAACCGAAGAGTTGGATTTCGATTTGCTGGAGGAAGAGGAAGCGGGGGCGAAGCCTTCCGCTCCCGCCGAGGCGGCGCTCCCGGCCGGGGAACCCGATGAGCTGGACCTCGGAGCGTTGTTCGAGGAAGAGGAAGACGAGGACGCCCCGGCGCAGGCGGCTTCCGCTTCCCTGGGGGCCGCGGACGGCGAGGCGATCCCGGATGAGGAGCTGGCGGGCCTCTTCGCGCCGGAGGAGGACGAGGCCGCGCCCGCCGCCCCGCGGGCCCGGCCGGAGGGGGAGGATGCGGCCGTCCTCGACCTCGACCTGGAAGCGGAGCTGCTGGAGGAGGACCTGAGCCTCCAGGCGGAGCCGGGCGGGGCGGAGGAGGCGGGAGACATCCTCCCCGGGGAAGAAGCGGCTCCCGCCGAAGCCCCGCGCGAATCCCGGGTGCCCGAGGCCGCCCCGGCCAATGGCGCCGAGATGGATCCCTTCCTCCGGAACCTCATCGGGCTCTACGTCGAGGAGGGGAACCTCCCCCAGGCGCTCGACCTGTGCCGCAAGGCGCTGGCCCTGGGCCCGCCCCCGGCTTGGCTCGCGGGGCGGATGCAAGAGATCGAGGGCCGGCTGGCGGAAGGGTTGCGGGAAGGCCCCAAAGGGGATAAGGAGGGGGGGGTCCGCTCCTTGTCTCCCGCCGAAGTGGTCGAACGCCTGGAAGACTGGCTCCGGGCTCTTCAGCGCCGCAAGGCGAGGATGCCCGCGAGCCAATAG
- the tkt gene encoding transketolase yields the protein MTPPVKAGPAVSSAPEEERLAELPLDALCVHTIRTLSMDAVQKAVSGHPGAPMSLAPLAYVLWTRFLRHNPRNPGWFDRDRFVLSCGHASMLLYSVLHLTGYDLPLEEIRRFRQWGSLTPGHPEYGHTPGVETTTGPLGQGFMNAVGMAMAEAHLAARYNRPGHEVVNHRTFVLVSDGDLMEGASHEAASLAGHLGLGKLVAVYDDNQITIDGSTDLACSDDAAARFAAYGWHVLNLGEKAEDLGALSQALDRAAAETGRPSLVIVRSRIGYGSPNAEGKSKAHGEALGEEEVKRTKAAYGWPEDAQFLVPARAAAHMGKAVERGEALERAWREKLEAYRRAHPQEAAALEEAISGKLPAGWDRGLPAFKPEDGPLATRAASGKALNALASKVGALIGGSADLAPSNNSIIQGSGNFLRGRHGERNIHWGVREHAMCGACNGMALHGGVRPYAATFFVFTDYARPSIRLAALMGLPVIYIMTHDSIGLGEDGPTHQPIEHLASLRAMPGLCVIRPADANEAVAAWKAALQRLDGPTMLVLTRQALPVLDRSRLAAAEGLHLGAYVLSPERGGAPGLVLIGTGSEVALTLEAQAALAREGVDARVVSMPSWELFRQQPQSYREEVLPPAVKARLAVEAGSTFGWREWVGEAGGVLGIDRFGASAPAKENFKRFGFTVENVVERAKRLLGR from the coding sequence ATGACGCCACCCGTCAAGGCCGGCCCGGCGGTTTCCAGCGCCCCCGAGGAGGAGCGGCTCGCCGAACTGCCCCTGGATGCCCTCTGCGTCCACACCATCCGAACCCTTTCCATGGACGCCGTCCAGAAGGCCGTCTCCGGCCATCCGGGCGCGCCGATGTCCCTCGCCCCGCTGGCCTACGTGCTCTGGACGCGCTTCCTCCGGCACAACCCCCGCAACCCCGGGTGGTTCGACCGGGACCGCTTCGTGCTCTCGTGCGGCCACGCCTCGATGCTCCTGTACTCGGTGCTCCACCTGACGGGCTACGACCTCCCGCTCGAGGAGATCAGGCGCTTCCGCCAGTGGGGGAGCCTCACCCCCGGCCACCCCGAGTACGGCCACACCCCGGGCGTCGAGACCACCACCGGCCCCCTCGGCCAGGGCTTCATGAACGCGGTCGGCATGGCGATGGCCGAGGCGCACCTGGCGGCCCGCTACAACCGGCCCGGGCACGAGGTGGTGAACCACCGGACCTTCGTCCTCGTGAGCGACGGGGACCTGATGGAGGGCGCCTCGCACGAGGCCGCCTCCCTGGCCGGCCACCTGGGCCTGGGCAAGCTCGTCGCCGTCTACGACGACAACCAGATCACCATCGACGGGAGCACCGATCTCGCCTGCTCGGACGACGCCGCGGCCCGCTTCGCCGCCTACGGCTGGCACGTCCTCAACCTGGGCGAGAAGGCCGAGGACCTCGGCGCCCTCTCCCAGGCCCTGGACCGCGCCGCCGCCGAGACGGGCCGGCCCTCGCTCGTCATCGTCCGCTCCCGCATCGGCTACGGCTCCCCGAACGCGGAGGGCAAGTCCAAGGCGCACGGGGAGGCGCTGGGCGAGGAAGAGGTCAAGCGAACGAAGGCCGCCTACGGCTGGCCCGAGGACGCCCAGTTCCTCGTCCCCGCCCGCGCCGCCGCCCACATGGGCAAGGCCGTCGAGAGAGGCGAGGCGCTGGAGCGGGCCTGGAGGGAGAAGCTAGAGGCCTACCGGCGCGCCCACCCGCAGGAGGCCGCTGCGCTCGAGGAGGCCATCTCCGGAAAGCTCCCCGCCGGCTGGGATCGGGGCCTTCCCGCCTTCAAGCCCGAGGACGGCCCCCTGGCCACCCGCGCGGCCTCGGGCAAGGCGCTCAACGCGCTCGCCTCGAAAGTGGGGGCCCTCATCGGCGGGAGCGCCGACCTCGCCCCCTCGAACAATTCCATCATCCAGGGCTCGGGCAACTTCCTGCGGGGGCGCCACGGCGAGCGGAACATCCACTGGGGGGTCCGCGAGCACGCCATGTGCGGGGCCTGCAACGGGATGGCGCTGCACGGCGGGGTGCGGCCCTACGCGGCGACCTTCTTCGTCTTCACCGATTACGCGCGCCCCTCCATCCGCCTGGCGGCGCTGATGGGGCTTCCGGTCATCTACATCATGACCCACGACTCCATCGGCCTGGGGGAGGACGGCCCCACCCACCAGCCCATCGAGCACCTGGCCTCGCTCAGGGCCATGCCGGGGCTCTGCGTCATCCGGCCCGCCGACGCGAACGAGGCCGTGGCCGCCTGGAAGGCCGCCCTCCAGCGGCTGGACGGGCCCACCATGCTCGTCCTGACGCGGCAGGCGCTCCCGGTGCTGGACCGCTCCCGGCTCGCGGCGGCGGAGGGCCTCCACCTCGGCGCCTACGTGCTCTCCCCGGAGAGGGGAGGCGCCCCCGGCCTCGTCCTCATCGGCACGGGCTCGGAGGTGGCGCTCACCCTCGAGGCGCAGGCCGCCCTGGCCCGGGAAGGGGTGGACGCGCGGGTGGTCAGCATGCCGAGCTGGGAGCTCTTCCGGCAGCAGCCGCAGTCCTACCGCGAGGAGGTGCTCCCGCCCGCGGTCAAGGCGCGGCTGGCGGTGGAGGCGGGCTCCACCTTCGGCTGGCGCGAATGGGTGGGTGAGGCGGGCGGCGTCCTGGGGATCGACCGCTTCGGCGCGAGCGCGCCGGCGAAGGAGAACTTCAAGCGCTTCGGTTTCACGGTGGAGAACGTGGTGGAGCGGGCTAAGCGGCTGCTGGGCCGCTGA
- the ftsE gene encoding cell division ATP-binding protein FtsE, whose protein sequence is MIRLTGVWKRYEEGGFALQEMSLHVPRGEFVFITGPSGAGKTTLLSLIYGAESVDRGQIFIAGRNITRLRRKDLPHLRRGIGVVFQDFKLLPRRTVFDNIAFCQRVIGVSASEARRRVYAVLKLVGLASKRNAFPRFLSGGEQQRVAIARALVNRPPLLIADEPTGNLDQAMAREVMDLFRAINRMATTVVVATHDSALVEYMGKRAMRLDNGRIGDGAR, encoded by the coding sequence ATGATTCGCTTGACGGGAGTCTGGAAGCGCTACGAGGAGGGCGGCTTCGCCCTCCAGGAGATGAGCCTTCACGTCCCCCGCGGGGAATTCGTCTTCATCACCGGGCCGAGCGGCGCCGGCAAGACCACCCTCCTCTCCCTCATCTACGGGGCGGAGTCCGTCGACCGGGGCCAGATCTTCATCGCGGGCCGCAACATCACCCGGCTGCGGCGGAAGGATCTCCCCCACCTCAGGCGGGGCATCGGGGTGGTGTTCCAGGACTTCAAGCTGCTCCCCCGGCGGACCGTGTTCGACAACATCGCCTTCTGCCAGCGGGTCATCGGCGTCTCGGCCTCCGAGGCCCGGCGGCGGGTGTACGCGGTGCTCAAGCTGGTGGGGCTCGCGTCGAAGCGCAACGCCTTCCCGCGCTTCCTCTCGGGCGGGGAGCAGCAGCGGGTGGCCATCGCCCGGGCGCTGGTCAACCGCCCGCCGCTCCTCATCGCGGACGAGCCCACGGGCAACCTCGACCAGGCAATGGCCCGCGAGGTGATGGATCTATTCCGGGCGATCAACCGGATGGCGACGACCGTGGTGGTCGCCACGCACGACAGCGCCCTCGTCGAGTACATGGGGAAGCGGGCCATGCGGCTGGACAACGGCCGGATCGGGGACGGCGCCAGGTGA
- a CDS encoding ABC transporter permease, with protein MIRWLQSFPYFLREAFKDLRENAGGAAIALGTTTISLILLGALWIVQLNVAGLVDAWRERFQLTIFLGGQSTPEQRGALRKTVLAAPGVERIEEVNPEEAFREMQGWLGQDADLLRGLDRSFLPPSYRVIFRPGRRDLAHVERLMAQVRTMPGVERTRNDILWLRRLEGLIRIVTVAVWTLTFLLGLGVVFIIGNTIRLTLFARREDIAIMHLVGATDLFIKTPYVTEGALCGAAGGLLAFGVLWGVFHGLFQPIAGGATGADFAVHAGGWRLALGLVGSGMALGLIGSFVSVRHFLRGSR; from the coding sequence GTGATCCGCTGGCTGCAGAGCTTCCCCTATTTCCTGCGCGAGGCGTTCAAGGACCTGCGGGAGAACGCGGGCGGCGCCGCCATCGCCCTCGGGACGACGACGATCAGCCTCATCCTGCTCGGGGCGCTCTGGATCGTGCAGCTGAACGTCGCGGGGCTGGTGGACGCCTGGCGGGAGCGCTTCCAGCTCACCATCTTCCTCGGCGGCCAGTCCACCCCCGAGCAGCGGGGGGCGCTCCGCAAGACGGTGCTGGCCGCCCCGGGGGTGGAGCGGATCGAGGAGGTGAACCCGGAGGAGGCCTTCCGCGAGATGCAGGGCTGGCTCGGCCAGGACGCGGACCTGCTCCGGGGGCTGGACCGCTCGTTCCTCCCGCCGTCCTACCGGGTGATCTTCCGGCCGGGCCGGCGCGATCTCGCCCACGTCGAGCGCCTGATGGCCCAGGTGCGGACGATGCCCGGGGTGGAGCGGACGCGCAACGACATCCTGTGGCTCCGCCGCCTGGAGGGCCTCATCCGCATCGTCACGGTGGCCGTGTGGACGCTCACCTTCCTGCTGGGCCTGGGCGTCGTGTTCATCATCGGGAACACCATCCGCCTCACGCTGTTCGCCCGGCGGGAGGACATCGCCATCATGCATCTCGTCGGGGCGACCGACCTGTTCATCAAGACGCCCTACGTGACCGAGGGGGCGCTGTGCGGGGCGGCGGGGGGGCTCCTGGCCTTCGGGGTGCTGTGGGGGGTGTTCCACGGGCTGTTCCAGCCCATCGCGGGGGGGGCGACAGGAGCGGATTTCGCCGTCCACGCGGGCGGCTGGAGGCTGGCCCTGGGGCTGGTGGGCTCGGGCATGGCCCTGGGCCTCATCGGGAGCTTCGTCTCGGTGCGCCACTTCCTGCGGGGGAGCCGGTGA
- a CDS encoding peptidoglycan DD-metalloendopeptidase family protein, producing MAVLTSLGLAPPEGSAAAPDGGAEARAEQEIRRREERLRAMEQLLAQEQAREARRRRQTESVLETLDAAAARLAAEDERLRILAERLQLSELRLEEVQGRARAMREERESLRARLKERLRELYMGGPAGTLRLLVMSRSVEDMLDRWSLAGVLSRHDARLIESFRRSEETLAALEEEVRKEVRERAALLARQAEAKKRAAGLYTSRSAQLDELEKDREKRRRLMEELEASRNSLRDSISRLLAPEGAGEAEGGPLREGALPWPVAGVPLPPGGAKKEGRSLRIQAPQGAPIRPVAPGEIVYADWVRGYGHLLVLRHAGGMYSVYGGAGDVFVGRGDKVAAGRIIARVGTTEALGGAALYFEIRKGAVPLDPLRWLSPRR from the coding sequence TTGGCCGTTCTTACGTCCCTGGGCTTGGCCCCGCCGGAAGGTTCGGCGGCCGCCCCGGACGGGGGGGCCGAGGCGCGGGCGGAGCAGGAAATCCGCCGTCGGGAAGAGCGCCTGCGCGCCATGGAGCAGCTTTTGGCGCAGGAGCAGGCCCGCGAGGCCCGGCGGCGGCGTCAGACGGAATCCGTCCTGGAGACGCTGGACGCCGCGGCGGCGCGGCTGGCCGCCGAGGACGAGCGGCTCCGGATCCTCGCGGAGCGGCTCCAGCTCTCGGAACTCCGGCTGGAGGAGGTGCAGGGCCGGGCCCGGGCCATGCGGGAGGAGCGGGAATCCCTCCGGGCGCGGCTCAAGGAGCGCCTCCGGGAGTTGTACATGGGGGGGCCGGCGGGGACTCTGCGGCTTCTCGTCATGTCGCGCTCGGTGGAGGACATGCTGGACCGCTGGTCGCTGGCGGGGGTCCTCTCGCGCCACGACGCGCGGCTGATCGAGAGCTTCCGCAGGAGTGAGGAGACGCTGGCGGCGCTCGAGGAGGAGGTCCGGAAGGAGGTCCGGGAGCGGGCGGCCCTTCTCGCGCGCCAGGCCGAGGCCAAGAAGCGCGCGGCCGGGCTCTATACCAGCCGCTCCGCTCAGCTCGACGAGCTGGAGAAGGACAGGGAGAAGCGCCGGCGGCTCATGGAGGAGCTGGAGGCCTCGCGGAACAGCCTGCGCGACTCCATCTCGCGGCTCCTCGCGCCGGAGGGCGCCGGAGAGGCCGAGGGCGGGCCGTTGCGGGAAGGCGCGTTGCCCTGGCCGGTCGCGGGCGTGCCGCTCCCGCCCGGCGGCGCGAAGAAGGAGGGGCGCAGCCTCCGGATCCAGGCCCCGCAGGGGGCTCCGATCCGGCCCGTGGCCCCGGGCGAGATCGTGTACGCGGATTGGGTGCGGGGCTACGGCCATCTCCTCGTGCTCCGGCATGCGGGGGGGATGTACAGCGTATACGGGGGGGCGGGAGACGTGTTCGTCGGCCGGGGCGATAAGGTGGCCGCCGGCAGGATCATCGCCCGCGTCGGCACGACGGAGGCGCTGGGAGGCGCAGCGCTCTATTTCGAGATTCGGAAAGGCGCCGTTCCGCTGGATCCGCTGCGGTGGCTCTCACCGCGGCGTTAG
- a CDS encoding S41 family peptidase: protein MKKGVVGGWATWVLAVTVLAAGLAMSPMGSTAAREESAYSELRTFTEVLSLVEENYVNPIEQQKLVRGAIHGMLRTLDPHTSYLTPEFYKEMQVETTGRFGGLGIEISIRDDILTVVTPIEDTPAFRVGVKAGDQIMAVEGESTKDMNLQDAVRRLRGEPGSKVKITVRRKGIDKLLDFTIEREIIRIKSVRSQLLPEGIGYIRLRSFQGNTGAEVRDALSKLMAQKARGLVFDLRNNPGGLLSQAVEVSDIFLEPGKLVVYTKGRLESQQQRFSSSQRGIGAEIPMVVLVNAGSASASEIVAGALQDLKRAPVLGEKTFGKGSVQTIVPLSDGSGLRLTTALYYTPKGRLIQGEGIEPDVKLSAEGQVANHLREKDLPGHLPSLSERSGGKSQSAPPVPQVRPPQMPAGDEKDGQLDAAVEYLKREVLDKAKKG from the coding sequence ATGAAGAAAGGCGTTGTGGGCGGTTGGGCAACGTGGGTGCTCGCGGTGACGGTGCTCGCCGCGGGCCTGGCGATGAGCCCCATGGGCAGCACCGCCGCCCGGGAGGAGTCCGCGTACTCGGAGCTGCGGACCTTCACCGAAGTGCTGAGCCTGGTCGAGGAGAACTACGTCAACCCGATTGAGCAGCAGAAGCTCGTCCGTGGCGCCATCCACGGCATGCTCCGGACCCTGGACCCCCACACGAGCTACCTGACTCCCGAGTTCTACAAGGAGATGCAGGTCGAGACCACGGGGCGGTTCGGCGGGCTGGGCATCGAGATCAGCATCCGCGACGACATCCTGACGGTGGTGACCCCCATCGAGGACACGCCCGCCTTCCGCGTGGGAGTCAAGGCCGGGGACCAGATCATGGCCGTCGAGGGCGAGAGCACCAAGGACATGAACCTCCAGGACGCCGTGAGGCGCCTGCGCGGCGAGCCGGGCAGCAAGGTGAAAATCACCGTGCGCCGGAAGGGCATCGATAAGCTCCTCGACTTCACCATCGAGCGCGAGATCATCCGCATCAAGAGCGTGCGGAGCCAACTGCTGCCCGAGGGCATCGGCTACATCCGCCTCCGGAGCTTCCAGGGCAACACGGGCGCCGAGGTGCGCGACGCCCTCTCCAAGCTCATGGCTCAGAAGGCCCGCGGGCTGGTGTTCGATCTCCGCAATAACCCGGGCGGGCTGCTCTCCCAGGCCGTGGAGGTGTCGGACATCTTCCTGGAGCCGGGCAAGCTGGTCGTCTACACGAAGGGGAGGCTCGAGAGCCAGCAGCAGCGCTTCTCCTCCTCCCAGCGCGGCATCGGGGCCGAAATCCCGATGGTGGTGCTCGTGAACGCGGGCAGCGCCAGCGCCTCGGAGATCGTGGCCGGGGCCCTCCAGGACCTGAAGCGGGCGCCGGTGCTGGGCGAGAAGACTTTCGGGAAGGGCTCGGTCCAGACCATCGTGCCGCTTTCGGACGGCTCGGGCCTGCGGCTGACGACGGCGCTCTACTACACGCCGAAGGGCCGGCTCATCCAGGGCGAGGGCATCGAGCCCGACGTCAAGCTCTCGGCGGAAGGCCAGGTCGCGAATCACCTGCGGGAAAAGGACCTGCCGGGCCATCTGCCCAGCCTGTCCGAGCGGAGCGGGGGCAAGTCCCAGTCCGCGCCCCCGGTCCCCCAGGTTCGCCCTCCGCAGATGCCAGCCGGGGACGAGAAGGACGGCCAGCTGGATGCGGCCGTGGAGTACCTGAAGAGGGAAGTGCTGGACAAGGCCAAGAAGGGATAG
- the tsaD gene encoding tRNA (adenosine(37)-N6)-threonylcarbamoyltransferase complex transferase subunit TsaD yields MSGGHRLILGIETSCDETAASVLQVEDWDEGLAPPRVLSNVVASQHDLHGRFGGVVPELASRRHVEMADPVLRAALEDAGVSLDEVGAVAVTRGPGLVIALLVGLSAAKAIAWSRGIPLVGVHHLAGHIYSLFLDNPAPGEEQASGAAGGPPPFPHLALVVSGGHTDFYRVDAPGREAHLGGTLDDAVGEAYDKVAASMGLGYPGGPMVDRLHAAFRAENPSREAVPLPRPYLEDKLYSFSFSGLKTAALTFLRERGFYHDDPTLAPWARPSGMPEADARALAAGFQEAAVDVLVEKAARAARAQGLRAVSVSGGVAANRHLRGRLAERAKASGWSLHLPARRYCTDNAAMIACAGAFALRGREEAGMDYLALDADPAWELDPSGAADSRR; encoded by the coding sequence ATGAGCGGAGGGCACAGGCTCATCCTGGGGATCGAGACAAGCTGCGATGAAACAGCGGCTTCGGTGCTTCAGGTTGAGGATTGGGATGAAGGCCTTGCCCCCCCTCGCGTGCTCTCCAACGTGGTGGCCAGCCAGCATGATCTTCACGGCCGCTTCGGCGGTGTGGTGCCGGAGCTGGCCTCGCGCCGCCACGTCGAGATGGCCGATCCGGTCCTCCGGGCGGCCCTGGAGGACGCGGGCGTCTCCCTGGACGAGGTGGGGGCGGTGGCGGTGACCCGCGGGCCGGGCCTGGTCATCGCCCTCCTGGTCGGGCTTTCGGCCGCGAAGGCCATCGCCTGGAGCCGTGGAATCCCGCTGGTGGGGGTCCACCACCTGGCGGGGCACATCTACTCCCTCTTCCTCGATAATCCCGCCCCGGGGGAGGAGCAGGCCTCCGGCGCGGCGGGAGGGCCGCCCCCCTTCCCGCACCTGGCGCTCGTTGTCTCGGGGGGCCACACCGACTTTTACCGGGTCGATGCCCCGGGCCGGGAGGCGCACCTGGGGGGTACGCTGGACGACGCGGTGGGGGAGGCCTACGACAAGGTGGCCGCCTCCATGGGGCTGGGCTATCCCGGCGGGCCGATGGTGGATCGGCTGCATGCCGCCTTCCGGGCGGAAAATCCATCCCGGGAGGCTGTCCCCCTGCCGCGCCCTTATCTTGAGGACAAGCTTTACAGCTTCAGCTTTAGTGGATTGAAAACCGCGGCCTTGACATTCTTGCGGGAGAGAGGTTTCTACCATGACGATCCCACCCTCGCCCCCTGGGCCCGCCCGAGCGGGATGCCCGAGGCGGACGCCCGTGCGCTGGCGGCCGGATTCCAGGAGGCGGCGGTGGACGTGCTCGTCGAGAAGGCGGCCCGGGCGGCCCGAGCGCAGGGGCTGAGGGCCGTCTCGGTGAGCGGGGGGGTGGCGGCCAACCGCCACCTGCGGGGCCGGCTGGCCGAGCGGGCCAAAGCCTCCGGCTGGTCGCTCCATCTTCCCGCCCGGCGCTATTGCACCGATAATGCAGCCATGATCGCCTGCGCGGGGGCCTTCGCCCTGAGGGGCCGGGAGGAGGCCGGGATGGACTATCTGGCCCTCGACGCGGACCCGGCCTGGGAGCTGGACCCCTCCGGCGCGGCCGATTCGCGGAGATAG
- the dusB gene encoding tRNA dihydrouridine synthase DusB, producing MRAEEAGPPELEEALADVPPPPPGFLEPLEIGDIRLKSRLVMAPMAGYTNLPFRRLVASRGAGMVAAEMVSCQALVRRHAKTFALMRMEAGERPVSIQLFGADPAMMGEAASIAEEAGADVIDLNCGCPVKKITKTEAGSALLCDPDRAGEIVSAMVRSARKPVTVKMRTGWDTIGARQAERFARAVEEAGAAAITVHGRTRQAMFGGTVDLEAIAQVKRAVSIPVLGNGSILTPADAMRMIERTGVDGLMIGRGAIGNPWIFSRLTHWLRTGELPPPPSLEERRAVALAHLRGLGEELGERMGVLHARKHLAAYTKGMRGGAAFRERVNQLESLEEAAGAVEAFFDEAGREAPSCARRPDAA from the coding sequence ATGCGTGCCGAGGAAGCGGGCCCTCCCGAGCTCGAAGAAGCGCTGGCGGACGTGCCGCCGCCTCCCCCGGGGTTCCTGGAGCCCCTGGAGATCGGGGATATCCGCCTGAAAAGCCGGCTCGTGATGGCGCCCATGGCCGGCTACACGAACCTTCCCTTCCGCCGGCTGGTGGCCTCGCGGGGGGCGGGGATGGTGGCGGCCGAGATGGTGAGCTGCCAGGCGCTCGTCCGCCGGCACGCCAAGACCTTCGCCCTCATGCGGATGGAGGCCGGGGAGCGGCCGGTTTCCATCCAGCTCTTCGGCGCCGACCCCGCGATGATGGGGGAGGCCGCCTCCATCGCCGAGGAGGCGGGGGCCGACGTCATCGACCTCAACTGCGGCTGCCCGGTCAAGAAGATCACCAAGACCGAGGCCGGCTCCGCCCTTCTCTGCGATCCGGACCGCGCGGGGGAGATCGTCTCGGCCATGGTCCGGTCGGCCCGCAAGCCCGTCACCGTCAAGATGCGCACCGGCTGGGACACCATCGGCGCCCGGCAGGCGGAGCGGTTCGCCCGGGCGGTGGAGGAGGCGGGGGCCGCGGCCATCACCGTCCACGGCCGGACGCGCCAGGCCATGTTCGGGGGGACGGTCGATCTCGAGGCCATCGCCCAGGTCAAGCGGGCCGTCTCCATCCCCGTCCTCGGCAACGGGAGCATCCTCACCCCCGCCGACGCGATGCGCATGATCGAGCGCACCGGGGTGGACGGCCTGATGATCGGCCGGGGGGCCATCGGCAATCCGTGGATCTTCTCCCGGCTCACCCACTGGCTCCGGACGGGGGAGCTTCCGCCCCCGCCCTCCCTGGAAGAGCGCCGCGCCGTGGCGCTCGCGCACCTGCGCGGCCTGGGCGAGGAGCTGGGGGAGAGGATGGGCGTCCTCCACGCCCGCAAGCACCTGGCGGCCTACACCAAGGGGATGCGGGGCGGCGCGGCCTTCCGGGAGCGGGTGAACCAGCTCGAATCCCTGGAGGAGGCCGCCGGGGCGGTCGAGGCGTTCTTCGACGAGGCGGGGCGCGAGGCCCCCTCGTGTGCGAGGCGGCCGGATGCGGCTTGA